AGACCGAATTAGCAAAAGTGAAGCTACTAGCTAGAACCAGCAGTAGAGTAGAGAAAAGAGAGCGTATGTTCATGTTGGTTCTCAGTGAAAAAATCAAAAATAGACCAATTGATTATAGAAAAATTATGCATGGTTTGTAGGTAGATAGCCATCAGCCTCCAAGACCTCTTTGAGAAGCCTGCTGAGACTGAATTTCCCTGACGCATTGATAGAGATTTTCTAACTTGGAGTCATGAATTTGAGCTTTGTGAAGGTACTGAATCGTTTGCTTTAGGTACTCAACACATGGACCCCGTTTTCCTTTGGCTTCCAGAATTCGTTTTCCTTTGGCTTCCACCTGCATTGTGGGGCAGACGTATTTGGGATGATCCAGTCTGACGACGAAGGCAATCGCTTCCAAGCTCCCTATCGCTGATTCAACACGAACCCATTGTGGTTCATAGGCCTCCGTGATCATCTCCCTTTCCCAAATTTGGACCAGTTGGGTGTCCTTCAACTCCGGAGGAATCTGCAATGCCCGACCAATACAGGACCTACCTGGTTCAAGTCCGAGGACTAATCCTGGAAATTCCTTGGTTCCTCGATGCTCCGTGCTCCAAAGACAAAAACTCCGATGGAATCCTTGAATTGTAGCCAGAATTGATTGATCAAAGAAAATTTCTGGATTCCACATCAAGGACCCATAGGCAAAAATCCAGATTTCCTGGTCAGGAGGTCGTTGATTCAGAATGCTTTGGAGGGAGAAATTCACTGGAGTCACCACAAAAATTTATGAATAAGATAGGTTTTTCAGCATTGTCGATTAGGTGTCGTTTGAGCAAAATTTTTACTTTTGAAGGATATCTTAACTCCTGCTGAGTTGTCACTTTCATTGGCTGAAAAAAACTTTGCAGGAGTCTCCTTTTCGAGTGTTCAGTTGAACTTGGATACGAGC
This region of SAR324 cluster bacterium genomic DNA includes:
- a CDS encoding gamma-glutamylcyclotransferase; the encoded protein is MNFSLQSILNQRPPDQEIWIFAYGSLMWNPEIFFDQSILATIQGFHRSFCLWSTEHRGTKEFPGLVLGLEPGRSCIGRALQIPPELKDTQLVQIWEREMITEAYEPQWVRVESAIGSLEAIAFVVRLDHPKYVCPTMQVEAKGKRILEAKGKRGPCVEYLKQTIQYLHKAQIHDSKLENLYQCVREIQSQQASQRGLGG